AGGCGCTGTCCTGATCGGCATCGCGGGTCTTGCGTCCGCCGAGCGCTGCGCCTACGTGTGGCTGGAGGCTGGCCCCGGCGATGATTACGACCTGCCGGGCGATGGCAACCTTCTCGGCCGCTTGGCGAAGATCAAGGTTGTTGGCAATCGCTTCCGCCACGAGTGCATCAAGTACCGGGTCATTGAATGAGTTTAGCCAGTCGTCCGCCACCTGCGCAGCTTGCCGGTCAGCGCTCCAGTTGCTCGGGATAAGCGTCATCTTCGGCAACGCGTCGTCCACAATCGTCTGATGGGTCGGCAGGGGAGTCAGTGCACATCCAGCCAGGAGCGACGTGGCGAATGTGGCGGCGATGATTCGAGAGGACATCAGCCGGAGAACGGGTAGATCCAGTTGAACCATGTGTAGGCTCGTATGCCGATCTTGCGCAGCACCACGAAGCCGCTGTCCGGATTGGTATAAATGGTGGCACGCCCCTGGGTGCCGATCGGGAACCGGCTCTGATCCTCATCGTCGAGCCGGATGGCGACGGCAAACTGTCCTTGGGGCACTTCGCTGGGAACGTAGCTGAAATTGGGCAGCACACCGCTCGGCAGGAGTTGCCCGGCACCGCTGCCTTGCCAGATGGCCTCGACCTTGCCGGCCCAGATCTGGCCAGGGTAAAGGTCAAGGGCGACCTCCGCCGATTGCCCGGGCTGGACGAACTTCAGGTTCTCCTGAAAAAAGTTGGCAAGAATGTAACGGTCCGCATCGGCAATGAATGAAGCGATGGCACCGAATCGGACATCGCCGGCCACCATGCCCGGACGAACCTGCAGGTTCATGATGTATCCGTCTTCCGGGGCTACCATCAAGGTGTTGTCCAGGTAGTAGCGCGCCTGATCGACTTCGGCCTGGATTGCCGCAACCGTCGTATTGACGCCGTTGATTTCTGCACTGTACTGCAACTTGGCACGCTGTTCCTTGGCTAGCGCTTCGAGAATTCCGGCCTCGTTTGCAGCCACCTGCGCCTTCCATTTCTGGGCATCCTCCTCGGGTCCGGCGCCTTTCTTGGCGAGGTTGGTCGAAAGCTGGAGCTGATATTTCGAGAACTTGAGTTCGCTCCTGAGTTTGACGACCTGCTGCGTGGCAGAAGCCAGATCGGCCTTGAGGACAAGGACATTCTGCTTGGCGCCCGCCAGTTGGGCCTCAAGTTGGGCGAGTTTATATTCGTAGGGGCGACGATCGAACTGTATGAGCGGCGTCCCCATGGCGACATGAACATTCGGCTTGACCAGAACGTCGGTTACCAGCGTGGGCTCTGACAGGCGCAGCGTCAGTTGTATCGTGTGCTGGATCATCTTGCCTTGCGTGGCATAGGGTGTCGAAAAGCGCAGGCCGATCATGAAAATGATCAGCAGGTGCAGTCCGACGAGTGCGGAGACGACCCCCCAGGCGATGCTGAATTTCAACTACTTGAACTTGAAGAATGTCAGCCAGCACAGAACCACATAGCCGAAAAGGAGAACAAATCCTGCGAGCATTGTGCGGGGCCCTCAGGAACTCGTGGCGGCGGTCGGCGCTGCCTTGCCCGGGTCGCCTCCCAGGCGGGGGTTTTTGGCATCAGCGCCACCTTCCAAGCGGTCAATTTCCTGATAGATGGCCCGTGCTTCCTCGCGCGGGAAACGCCGGATGTCGACAATATCGGCTGGTTTGAAGGCCCAGATGAACGCTTGAACCCATGGGTAAATCGTCGGCAGGAGTCCTGCCCAACCCAGCAGATTCACTGCTTCGGCGTCAGGATGCTTACGGGCAATGGCAATTCTGCCAGGCAAGCCAGCGAGCCAGACCCAGCAGGCGACAACGGCAATGCCGGCCAGGAACAGCGTGGCGAACGTCAGGTACGGGTCTTGATGACCTCCTTGCTTGATACCGCGCGGTATCCGGCCACAAGCTTCTCAGCCCTTTATCACAGCCGTTGGCGTATCGAGGAGGCGTTCAAGCGCATCAAACACCGGCTCAATCTGGAGCACACGTCCGGCCTGACTTGGCTGGCCGCCTGCCAGGATGTTGGGGCCAAGATGGTGTGTGACAATCTCAATGCCCTGGCCACCTACCTGGCTGCGGAAGAGCGGCTGCCCAGCGATTCGCCATGGCGAGTGAATCGGACGATGGCCTTCAATACCGTACGTCGTATCTTGCCCCGAGTCTTGGCGGGTGTGCAGCAAATCACCACCCGAGTTACCAAGGAAATCTTCTCGGAAATCGTCAAAAACCTTCAGAAATTTATCCCTGATCGTGCTCGACCTCGGCCAAACCAGCGAAAGCCTCACCTGTCCTTTGCTTACAAACCCGCCGTATGACTATGGACTAAGTTGAGAGGATTGCCATTCCAGCTACGACGGGGAAGAGACGGCAAAAAAGCTCAAGTACCGGATGAAGGTGCCGCCTACGACATGTGCCCAATTTCAAAAATCGAATCCCGCTGGCTGTAACGGATGTGCCAAGCAATGCAACAGTCCCATCACGTTCGGGTGGGAAAACCAGCCCCAGGAAACGTTCGAGGTCGTTCAACCTGCGGAGGTTGCTGCAGCTCAGGGTTTAACGTGAGGCAGAAGCCGAACACCAAGGAACTGTTGGCGCAAAAGTTACAGAGCCTGGGCCCGATTGAACACTGGTGGTTCGCCTGTCTGAAGGAAGGCTGTTTGGTGCAGGCCTCCTCATTTTCTACCGAGACTTGGCCTAATTTCGTGGCGACGAATATACGCGATTCACCGACTACCTCGTGGTCACCAAGACAGCGATCTCGGAGCAGATGAAGTTCCTGGCTGCCAAGGTTGATAGGGACTACACGTATGTCGAGCACATCCAGAAATCGAAATTGGGTTTCAAGTCGGATGCGACGATCATTGTGAAGTATGCGGTCGAGTACTCGGTCGGAGTCAAGTCCAAAATCTGCTGTAAATACTCTTCGATCCGATGAATGACGAATGGTTTTCAGCTAGCGAGGGCAACAACGTTGTTGCCCTCGCTAGCTGCGGCGCGGGAAGCCGCCCACTCCTTGAATTCATCCATGTCGAGGTACTTCCGTTCCTGCCAAGCCTCGTTCTGTTCGGCCAGCAGAGCGCCGATCAGGCGCAAGGCTGACTCGTCGTTGGGGAAGATGCGGATCACGCGCTCCCGCCGGCGAATTTCCTCGTTGAGCCGCTCCTGCATGTTCGTTGTGCGTAGCCGCTTGCGATACTTCTCGGGCAAGACCATTACCGCCATGGCATCCTCGAATCCTGCTTCGAGGCAGGCCACCGCTTTGGGGGCGCTCTTGGCGAAGCGCTCGGTGAATTCCGCCAGGCGGCGCTTGGCCTCGACCAAATCGGGCGCCTGCAGCACGAGCTTGACGGCAGCTGCCACCTCGGCGCGGTGGCGGGTGTCCGTCGAAAAGCTGCCGTCCCGCGTCTGCGGCACCAGCAGCGTCACCGGCCCAACCCGCGTGTAAAGGGTGCGTGGCCGGTAGCCGTTGCGATAGCCGGCCCGTTCGTCCGTGCGCTCGTGCCGCGTCGCCCCCACCCTGCACAAGCCGGAAATCGTGGCCACCCCGGCCGTGAAGATTATTTCCCATGAAATCCCGAGTACTGGGCTCCTGATCGATGAAAAGAGGGCGGCCATTGCTTTGGAAGAGCAGCTTCATGCCGTTGCCTTGAATCAGGCCAAAGAGATAGCGAGCGAAGAAGCAGTGATTGCCCTGTGCGAGAAGAAAATGCGGGCTTTTATTAGTGACTTCCTGGCCAAACAGCCAAATATGCGCACGGTTCCAACGATTACGTTCGCCTACAAGTAAGCCGGGACTGGCGCTAGCGATCATTCCGTTGGCGCTGGTGGTCAAGTGCGCGATCATGGTCGCCAATGCGAGTCGATGACTGATTCCATGTCCACACCAATTAAGCAATAATAAGTGCATCTCAATGAGATCTGAGGTGTGGCATGGGAAGGCCGTTCAAGGGAGAGGGGTCGGTAGCGGAGGCGCTGAAGATTGTCAAAGAAGCCAAGAGTGTGGAACAACTGCGCCAGGCCCAAGCGGTTGTTCTGCCGTTGTGCTACGGTTTGAATCTTGAGCAGACCGCCGCGGTGATCGGCGTTTCGCTCAGTTGGGCCTCACGATTACGCAACGCGTTTCTGGCTGGACATCGGGTAGGCGGTGAATCGGAACCTGCACGAGGCGGACGCCACCGGGAGAATTTCACCCGAGCGCAAGAAGCCGAACTGTTGAAACCCTTTTTCGACCAAGCGGCCAAGGGCGGTATATTGGTCGTCAGTCAGATCAAGCCGGCCCTGGAGAAAGCGCTGGGACGCCCGATGGCGCTGTCCTCCGCCTACAACGTGCTGCATCGCAACGGTTGGCGCAAGCTGGCGCCAGACAAGCGACATCCGCAAAGTGATCCGACCGCGCAGGAGGCGTGGAAAAAAAACTCCCCGACACCCTTGCCGAACTCCGGAGAGATTTCGCTCAAGGAACCCCGATCCATCTGATGTTTCAGGACGAAGCGCGCTTCGGGCGCATCAACGATGTGCGTCGTGCCTGGGCGCCCCAACCCATTCGACCGTTGTGCCGGGCCATGCTCACCCACCAATACACCTACGCCTACGCGGCCGTCGATGTGGATACGGGCGAGCTTGACTCGCTGATCTTGCCGCACGTCAATACGCCGTGCATGCAGCTATTCCTCGACGAAGTGGCGGCACGCCATCCGATGGATCGGATCGTCATGGTCCTTGACGGTGCGGGCTGGCATGCCAGCCAAGCACTCAGAACACCCGAAAACATACACCTGCTACCGTTGCCTCCCTATGCCCCTGAACTCAACCCGGTCGAGCATCTCTGGGATGAACTGCGCGAGAAGTTCTTCCACAACCTGGCCTTCGATAGCATCGATGCACTTGAAGATCAACTCGAATCGAGCCTCAAAACCCTTGAATCAGAGCACCAGCGTGTCCGCTCAATCGTACACTGGCCGTGGATAGTTAATGCATTAACGAATTAGAAACGGAATTAGCGCAACTGAGTAGAAAGTTTCGGGCTAGACTCTCGACTCATGGACACACTCACCATCAAGATCAGCGGTATGGAGGGCGAGGATTGCGTGCGTACCGTCGCCAACGCGATTCAGGACTTGCCTCACATTGGTCATATCGAGGTTTCGTTGGAGAAAGCCGAAGCCATCGTCGAATATGGGCGGCTGATCGATCCAGGTGACATCGTGCAAGCGATCGAGGATGCGGGTTACCCGGCGTCCTTCTGAATTCTGGAGATTGCACAATTCGCGCATTGATCTTCCACTTTGAACCGTATGCATACCAAGCAGCGGCCAACTTCATGACGAAAATGTTTGACTTGGCAATGGCGTTCTGCTGAGAAGCACTAGAGCAGCTCATGGGCTATAGCGGGTATCGGCCACATCCGGCCTTAGCAGCCCCGAAAAATCGAGCTGCCCGAACGGCAGATAATTTATCAGATACTGGTCGCTCGGCCCTTTAGTCTGTCGGCCCGCTCCTCGGACCAATGTTCTTTGCCGCTTTCTGCTCGGAAGGAGCTACGTTGCCGACGCGAGCAAACAGCCTGATCCAAACTATGTTCGGGAAATGATTGGTGCCCTCAGCTGTCGGTTAGCCCTTTGACGACCTTGATCATCTCGGTTCGGACTTCCTGAAGCATT
This window of the Candidatus Dechloromonas phosphoritropha genome carries:
- a CDS encoding DUF3302 domain-containing protein, with amino-acid sequence MKQGGHQDPYLTFATLFLAGIAVVACWVWLAGLPGRIAIARKHPDAEAVNLLGWAGLLPTIYPWVQAFIWAFKPADIVDIRRFPREEARAIYQEIDRLEGGADAKNPRLGGDPGKAAPTAATSS
- a CDS encoding transposase is translated as MATISGLCRVGATRHERTDERAGYRNGYRPRTLYTRVGPVTLLVPQTRDGSFSTDTRHRAEVAAAVKLVLQAPDLVEAKRRLAEFTERFAKSAPKAVACLEAGFEDAMAVMVLPEKYRKRLRTTNMQERLNEEIRRRERVIRIFPNDESALRLIGALLAEQNEAWQERKYLDMDEFKEWAASRAAASEGNNVVALAS
- a CDS encoding winged helix-turn-helix domain-containing protein encodes the protein MGRPFKGEGSVAEALKIVKEAKSVEQLRQAQAVVLPLCYGLNLEQTAAVIGVSLSWASRLRNAFLAGHRVGGESEPARGGRHRENFTRAQEAELLKPFFDQAAKGGILVVSQIKPALEKALGRPMALSSAYNVLHRNGWRKLAPDKRHPQSDPTAQEAWKKNSPTPLPNSGEISLKEPRSI
- a CDS encoding heavy-metal-associated domain-containing protein — its product is MDTLTIKISGMEGEDCVRTVANAIQDLPHIGHIEVSLEKAEAIVEYGRLIDPGDIVQAIEDAGYPASF